The proteins below come from a single Deltaproteobacteria bacterium genomic window:
- a CDS encoding protein kinase: MQDHGAAGTTPELEFKGTDRFKLLSRLGAGGMGVVYAAHDRERNTRVALKTLRKMAGDTLLRFKNEFRALQDLQHPNLVSLGELIEVDGQWLLTMELVDGVNFLTYVRSVPREGGRTHLSSAIAWGSSTQPDQGLGDATLDDHATHLDAPTGSMGSWPVDEAHIGAERFDEQRLRSGLAQLARGIFALHRAQKVHRDIKPSNILVTREGRVVLLDFGLVAELEERWIESRVVGTFAYMAPEQAMVKPVGPAADWYSMGVVLYETLTGRIPFVGEPAVLLRSKQLLAPAPPRALCPEVPDDLDALCVELLAIDPRDRPHGPEILRRLNVEADVDRARLVPVAALSESFSGPHHLFVGRHSELHALEQAATDARRGAPVVACVQGESGVGKSALVRHFLDQLLVNVPGMVALEGRCYERESVPYKAFDRVVDGLSRFLARLPEAELAPLLPPHVALLAQVFPVLGSVGLIGKAPRTDAEVRDPQELRQRVFVALRELLVRLAAARPLVLSIDDMQWTDADSLALLAEVLRPPDAPALLLLATVRSETSVGGVSAAMRLFGGLKADLRTVQLSGLPQEEAEELASLLLQNVSGGAQISSTAIAHEAGGHPLFIDELIRHSREGQPRRLRLEEALWTRICELEPRVRQLLELVAIASGPLRQEVAARAAAADPPELMRLISLLRVAQLVRTSGMRAGSRIEPYHDRVRESVVANLDPPTRQSWHGRLALALEADAQRDAETLAFHWREAGDGPRAADYAVVAAKQATEALAFDRAAHLYRQALELKPHTEEVARELRLLMAHALSSAGRGPEAAEAYLAGAEGTAEDDAMDLHRRAAEQYLRSGHIDEGLAVLQAVLAREGLKLPQSPRGALASLVMRRAQLRLRGLSFVARPAGELSKHDLSRIDTCWAVSAGLSMVDTVRGADFQTRSLLMSLEQGEPFRVSRALFLEACFVAAVGGPVAKRSASLLRTASEISATQTDPYLDAMVTGCAGVVAFLEGRWRAAHTGAQEAELMLRERCTDVAWEHANLTLYSLWSLFFLGEIGEMARRIPRQRQAALHRGDLYLATNLSTGILNLYNLVHDDVATARRQTAETFGQWSRRGFHVQHFLELYSQARVDFYAGEGQGAYARVQQHWSAAASSQLLRAQFVRVIMHELRACAALFLARDAGDKGEKLLAAAERDIKRIAKEKMPWTDPVASLLSGCAEALRGHTESAVAQFQTSIEQAEAADMRFYAMAARHRLGQVVRGDEGRALCGGAEEWLAAQKVQQPRRWFALLTPDLDE; the protein is encoded by the coding sequence GTGCAGGACCACGGAGCCGCGGGGACGACCCCCGAGCTCGAATTCAAAGGGACCGACCGCTTCAAGCTCCTCTCCCGCCTGGGAGCAGGGGGCATGGGTGTCGTGTACGCCGCGCACGACCGCGAGCGCAACACCCGCGTGGCTCTCAAGACCCTGCGCAAGATGGCGGGCGACACGCTCTTGCGCTTCAAGAACGAGTTCCGCGCGCTGCAGGACCTGCAGCACCCGAACCTGGTGAGCCTCGGCGAGCTGATCGAGGTGGATGGCCAGTGGCTCCTCACCATGGAGCTCGTGGACGGCGTGAACTTCCTGACCTACGTGCGGAGCGTGCCGCGCGAAGGGGGGCGCACGCACCTATCGTCGGCCATCGCCTGGGGGAGCTCGACGCAGCCCGACCAGGGGCTCGGGGACGCCACCCTGGACGATCACGCCACGCACCTCGACGCCCCCACGGGGTCGATGGGGAGCTGGCCGGTGGACGAGGCGCACATCGGCGCCGAACGCTTCGACGAACAGCGGCTGCGCAGCGGACTCGCCCAGCTGGCGCGCGGCATCTTCGCCCTGCACCGGGCGCAGAAGGTGCATCGGGACATCAAGCCCTCGAACATCCTCGTCACCCGCGAAGGGCGCGTGGTGCTGCTCGACTTCGGGCTGGTGGCGGAGCTCGAGGAGCGCTGGATCGAATCGCGCGTCGTCGGGACCTTCGCGTACATGGCGCCCGAGCAGGCGATGGTCAAGCCGGTGGGTCCTGCTGCCGACTGGTACAGCATGGGCGTGGTCCTCTACGAGACGCTCACCGGGAGGATCCCCTTCGTCGGCGAGCCGGCGGTCCTGTTGCGCAGCAAGCAGCTCCTCGCCCCGGCGCCGCCGCGCGCGCTCTGCCCCGAGGTCCCCGACGACCTCGACGCCCTCTGCGTCGAGCTTCTGGCCATCGACCCCCGGGACAGGCCGCACGGCCCCGAGATCCTGCGCCGCCTGAACGTCGAGGCGGACGTGGATCGCGCGCGCCTCGTCCCCGTGGCGGCGCTGAGCGAATCCTTCTCCGGGCCGCACCACCTCTTCGTCGGACGGCACAGCGAGCTCCACGCGCTCGAGCAGGCGGCGACCGACGCGCGCCGCGGCGCCCCGGTGGTGGCCTGCGTGCAAGGGGAGTCCGGTGTCGGCAAGAGCGCGCTCGTGCGGCACTTCCTCGACCAGCTCCTGGTGAACGTGCCCGGGATGGTGGCGCTCGAGGGGCGCTGCTACGAACGCGAGTCGGTGCCGTACAAGGCCTTCGACCGCGTCGTGGACGGGCTGAGCCGCTTTCTGGCCCGCCTGCCCGAGGCGGAGCTCGCGCCGCTCCTCCCGCCGCACGTGGCGCTGCTGGCCCAGGTCTTCCCGGTACTGGGCAGCGTGGGGCTGATCGGCAAGGCCCCGCGGACCGACGCCGAGGTGCGCGACCCGCAAGAGCTCCGGCAGCGCGTCTTCGTGGCGCTGCGCGAGCTCCTCGTGCGCCTCGCGGCGGCGCGCCCGCTGGTGCTCTCGATCGACGACATGCAGTGGACCGACGCCGATAGCCTCGCGCTCCTCGCGGAGGTGCTCCGGCCTCCCGACGCGCCGGCGCTCCTCCTCCTCGCGACGGTGCGCTCTGAGACCAGCGTGGGAGGCGTGTCGGCGGCGATGCGCCTCTTCGGGGGACTGAAGGCGGATCTCCGGACGGTGCAGCTCTCGGGGCTGCCGCAGGAGGAGGCCGAGGAGCTCGCGTCGCTCTTGCTGCAGAACGTGAGCGGCGGGGCGCAGATCTCCTCCACCGCCATCGCGCACGAGGCGGGGGGGCATCCCCTCTTCATCGACGAGCTCATCCGCCACTCGCGCGAGGGACAGCCTCGGCGGCTGCGGCTGGAAGAGGCGCTCTGGACGCGGATCTGCGAGCTCGAGCCGAGGGTGCGCCAGCTCCTCGAGCTCGTGGCCATCGCCAGCGGTCCTCTGCGTCAGGAGGTGGCCGCTCGGGCCGCCGCGGCCGACCCCCCGGAGCTGATGCGCCTCATCTCGCTTTTGCGCGTGGCGCAGCTCGTGCGCACGAGCGGGATGCGCGCCGGCAGCCGCATCGAGCCCTACCACGACCGCGTGCGCGAATCCGTGGTGGCGAACCTCGATCCCCCCACGCGGCAGTCGTGGCACGGGCGGCTGGCCCTGGCCCTCGAGGCGGACGCTCAGCGCGACGCCGAGACGCTGGCCTTCCACTGGCGCGAGGCGGGCGACGGACCGCGCGCGGCGGATTACGCGGTCGTCGCGGCCAAGCAAGCTACCGAGGCCCTGGCCTTCGACCGGGCCGCGCACCTCTACCGGCAGGCGCTCGAGCTCAAGCCGCACACCGAGGAGGTGGCGCGAGAGCTGCGCCTGCTGATGGCCCACGCCCTCTCGAGCGCGGGGCGAGGTCCGGAGGCGGCCGAGGCCTACCTCGCAGGCGCCGAGGGAACCGCCGAGGACGACGCGATGGACCTCCATCGACGCGCCGCCGAGCAGTACCTCCGGAGCGGGCACATCGACGAGGGGCTGGCGGTGCTCCAGGCGGTGCTCGCGCGCGAGGGGCTGAAGCTGCCGCAGAGCCCGCGCGGGGCGCTGGCCTCGCTCGTCATGCGTCGCGCGCAGCTCCGCTTGCGGGGCCTGTCGTTCGTGGCGCGGCCGGCTGGCGAGCTCTCGAAGCACGACCTCTCGCGCATCGACACCTGCTGGGCCGTCTCGGCCGGGCTCAGCATGGTGGACACCGTGCGCGGCGCAGACTTCCAGACGCGGAGCCTGCTCATGTCCCTCGAGCAGGGAGAGCCCTTTCGCGTGTCGCGGGCGCTCTTCCTCGAGGCCTGTTTCGTGGCCGCGGTGGGAGGGCCGGTGGCCAAGCGGTCGGCGTCGCTGCTCCGGACCGCGAGCGAGATCTCCGCCACGCAGACCGACCCCTACCTGGACGCGATGGTCACCGGCTGCGCCGGCGTGGTGGCCTTTCTCGAGGGACGCTGGCGAGCGGCGCACACGGGGGCCCAGGAAGCGGAGCTCATGCTGCGCGAGCGGTGCACCGACGTGGCCTGGGAGCACGCGAATCTGACGCTCTACTCGCTCTGGTCGCTCTTCTTCCTGGGCGAGATCGGCGAGATGGCGCGGCGCATCCCACGGCAGCGACAGGCGGCGCTCCACCGAGGAGATCTCTACCTCGCGACCAACTTGAGCACGGGGATCTTGAACCTCTACAACCTCGTGCACGACGACGTGGCCACGGCGCGGCGGCAGACCGCCGAGACCTTCGGCCAGTGGTCGCGGCGAGGCTTCCACGTGCAGCACTTCCTCGAGCTCTACTCGCAGGCGCGCGTCGACTTCTACGCCGGGGAGGGACAGGGCGCCTACGCGCGCGTGCAGCAGCACTGGAGCGCCGCCGCGTCGTCGCAGCTCCTGCGGGCCCAGTTCGTGCGGGTGATCATGCACGAGCTCCGGGCCTGCGCGGCGCTCTTTCTGGCCCGCGACGCGGGGGACAAGGGGGAGAAGCTCCTCGCCGCGGCGGAGCGCGACATCAAGCGCATCGCCAAGGAGAAGATGCCCTGGACCGACCCGGTCGCCTCGCTCCTCTCGGGGTGCGCGGAGGCGCTGCGGGGCCATACGGAGAGCGCGGTGGCGCAGTTCCAGACCTCCATCGAACAGGCCGAGGCGGCAGACATGCGCTTCTACGCCATGGCGGCGCGCCACCGCCTCGGACAGGTGGTCCGCGGAGACGAAGGGCGTGCCCTCTGCGGGGGGGCCGAGGAGTGGCTCGCCGCGCAGAAGGTGCAGCAGCCGCGACGCTGGTTCGCGCTCCTCACGCCGGACCTGGACGAATGA
- a CDS encoding FHA domain-containing protein — MSQPSRTDGRDLPSPEAGEPDDDNDGVGTLVDRQMLRRLSGPGGKTPGGKTPAGERAEAAVEERPTGEHERTGDEEVFDLAGDDLEDDSLPGRTRSFPAAGAVAKTKGLAPHLVETTLEGKKGTPRTAPYASAPARAQAEEPSEAARAVAEALAARPVAPVKRLPLPAREREADAPAPAPQAPPPQARSKPVSRPLPEPLRAPAPERDLAPEPALGEPDEAEVDEEEGASLESAPTRIERGEDVGLFDQSAVREPRLVIIGGNNRGREFVLKAGDNSLGRGVDNDIVLADIAVSRKHTLVCFEGDEVILRDLGSGNGTLVNGKRAATQVLKEGDQLELGNTLLRLHYPPGGAAPFRVAGGGAAASAPSTPGAARDGERQRSAPEARRAHTTQTTPRVFNRTVLIAVAAGVAVVVVTLVVVLVVKLRHRDLTTAARTASPDELAAQHFADATRQFRARNWEQARVGYLKVLAVAPGFDQARRYADQAAAEALAQEALQRAQTALRTANFTAARQQLSRVSSSSAYAEEARSLKLRTDEQQVDKLVADGRALAAAGKKPEALAKLAEARRISPTHAKVRAALAGLGGAGAEEPAPSAATVPVARRRGDPASTRSASKVKLAVRVAPVTKVRGPSRPRVTEEEPEDGGAGSAAASGGKVKAALALYKKAQWGPAYQALKDAAQGQKGKKRSAVEALAETVRRVGQVMMRAQSALGQDPSQAVKYLQEAQLLDRKIQKGMHQGTIKAQLGRVAAAQASAALARGQYPAAYAAVKTARQAGSHDPSLGKVLKALEQRAGELVAKGLSLKGSKPGEARQLWAQVLRMVPASHAAYQKAYSLLNSSGPGHQDEDED, encoded by the coding sequence ATGTCACAGCCCAGTCGCACCGACGGGCGAGACCTGCCGTCTCCCGAGGCGGGAGAGCCTGACGACGATAACGACGGCGTGGGAACGCTGGTCGATCGGCAGATGCTGCGCCGCCTGAGCGGTCCGGGGGGCAAGACGCCCGGGGGCAAGACGCCCGCAGGAGAGCGCGCGGAGGCGGCGGTGGAGGAGCGGCCCACGGGCGAGCACGAACGCACCGGCGACGAGGAGGTCTTCGACCTCGCCGGGGACGACCTCGAGGACGACAGCCTGCCGGGGCGCACGCGGTCGTTCCCCGCGGCGGGAGCGGTGGCCAAGACGAAGGGCCTCGCGCCGCACCTGGTCGAGACGACGCTCGAAGGGAAGAAGGGGACGCCCCGCACGGCACCTTACGCCAGCGCACCGGCCCGGGCCCAGGCCGAGGAGCCCTCCGAGGCGGCTCGCGCTGTGGCGGAGGCGCTGGCCGCGCGCCCGGTGGCCCCCGTGAAGCGACTGCCCCTCCCCGCACGCGAACGCGAGGCCGACGCGCCGGCGCCCGCGCCGCAAGCTCCGCCGCCGCAGGCCCGGAGCAAGCCCGTTTCACGTCCCTTGCCCGAGCCGCTCCGCGCGCCCGCCCCGGAGCGCGACCTGGCGCCCGAGCCCGCGCTCGGCGAGCCCGACGAGGCGGAGGTGGACGAGGAGGAAGGCGCCTCGCTCGAGAGCGCGCCCACCCGGATCGAGCGCGGGGAAGACGTGGGTCTGTTCGACCAGTCGGCGGTGCGCGAGCCCCGACTGGTGATCATCGGCGGCAACAACCGCGGGCGCGAGTTCGTCCTCAAGGCGGGGGACAACAGCCTCGGACGCGGGGTGGATAACGACATCGTCCTCGCCGACATCGCGGTGTCGCGCAAGCACACGCTCGTCTGCTTCGAGGGCGACGAGGTGATCCTGCGCGACCTCGGCAGCGGCAACGGCACGCTGGTGAATGGCAAGCGCGCCGCGACGCAGGTCCTCAAGGAAGGGGACCAGCTCGAGCTCGGCAATACGCTCTTGCGGCTCCACTACCCCCCGGGTGGCGCCGCGCCGTTCCGCGTGGCCGGCGGCGGGGCGGCCGCCTCCGCGCCTTCGACGCCAGGTGCGGCGCGCGACGGGGAGCGCCAGCGGTCGGCCCCCGAGGCGCGACGGGCCCATACCACCCAGACCACGCCGCGCGTTTTCAATCGCACCGTGCTCATCGCGGTGGCCGCGGGGGTGGCGGTCGTGGTGGTGACGCTGGTCGTCGTGCTCGTGGTGAAGCTGCGTCACCGGGATCTGACGACGGCCGCGCGCACGGCGAGTCCCGACGAGCTCGCGGCCCAGCACTTCGCGGACGCGACACGGCAGTTCCGGGCGCGTAACTGGGAGCAGGCGCGCGTGGGGTACCTCAAGGTGCTCGCGGTGGCGCCGGGCTTCGATCAGGCCCGCCGCTACGCCGATCAGGCGGCCGCCGAGGCGCTGGCGCAGGAGGCGCTGCAGCGCGCGCAGACCGCGCTGCGCACGGCGAACTTCACCGCGGCGCGGCAGCAGCTCTCGCGGGTCTCGTCGAGCTCGGCCTACGCCGAGGAGGCGCGCTCGCTCAAGCTCCGCACCGACGAGCAGCAGGTGGACAAGCTCGTGGCCGACGGCCGCGCGCTCGCCGCCGCCGGAAAGAAGCCCGAGGCCCTGGCCAAGCTCGCCGAGGCGCGGCGCATCAGCCCCACGCACGCGAAGGTGCGTGCCGCGCTGGCCGGGCTCGGCGGCGCGGGGGCCGAGGAGCCCGCGCCCTCCGCGGCCACGGTGCCTGTGGCGCGCCGCAGAGGCGACCCCGCCTCGACGCGGAGCGCGAGCAAGGTGAAGCTCGCCGTTCGCGTGGCCCCGGTGACCAAGGTCCGAGGCCCGTCGAGACCGCGAGTGACCGAGGAGGAGCCCGAGGACGGAGGCGCCGGCTCGGCCGCGGCCTCGGGCGGCAAGGTGAAGGCGGCGCTCGCGCTCTACAAGAAGGCGCAATGGGGGCCGGCCTACCAGGCGCTCAAGGACGCGGCGCAGGGGCAGAAGGGGAAGAAGCGGAGCGCGGTGGAGGCGCTGGCCGAGACGGTGCGGCGCGTGGGGCAGGTCATGATGCGCGCGCAGAGCGCCCTCGGACAGGACCCCTCTCAGGCGGTGAAGTACCTGCAGGAGGCGCAGCTCCTCGACCGCAAGATCCAGAAGGGGATGCACCAGGGGACGATCAAGGCGCAGCTCGGGCGCGTCGCGGCAGCGCAGGCCAGCGCCGCGCTGGCGCGAGGTCAGTACCCCGCGGCGTACGCGGCGGTGAAGACGGCACGGCAGGCGGGCTCTCACGACCCGTCGCTCGGCAAGGTGCTCAAGGCCCTCGAGCAGCGCGCGGGAGAGCTCGTGGCGAAGGGGCTCTCCCTCAAAGGGAGCAAGCCCGGCGAGGCGCGGCAGCTCTGGGCGCAGGTTCTGCGCATGGTGCCCGCGTCGCACGCGGCCTACCAGAAGGCCTACTCGCTCCTCAACAGCTCGGGGCCTGGGCACCAGGACGAGGACGAAGACTGA
- a CDS encoding response regulator, with protein sequence MSEAQKPVVLVADDDPEILSLLCIRLKRAGYKVLEATDGEETLEAVREHFPDLVVLDVMMPGKNGWEVARELRHDARFKNIGIVMLTAIGEKINEMTSPLYGADEYVDKPFEFADLEAKIKSVLASRAK encoded by the coding sequence ATGTCCGAGGCACAGAAGCCGGTAGTGCTCGTCGCTGACGACGACCCCGAGATCTTGTCGCTGCTCTGCATCCGCCTCAAGCGAGCGGGTTACAAGGTGCTGGAGGCCACCGACGGTGAAGAGACGCTCGAAGCGGTGCGGGAGCACTTCCCGGACCTCGTGGTCCTGGACGTGATGATGCCCGGGAAGAACGGCTGGGAGGTGGCGCGCGAGCTGCGCCACGACGCCCGCTTCAAGAACATCGGCATCGTGATGCTCACGGCCATCGGCGAGAAGATCAACGAGATGACCTCGCCGCTCTACGGTGCCGACGAGTACGTCGACAAGCCCTTCGAATTCGCCGACCTCGAGGCGAAGATCAAGTCGGTCCTCGCGAGCCGCGCGAAGTAG
- a CDS encoding flippase-like domain-containing protein: protein MKKLLRRLLLGIILGVGVYAGLAVYLGVRDLAASLATFALWRLLPVLALTFTNYLLRYAKWSLYLRVLDLRVPPAINLTIFLGGLSMVVTPGKIGELLKAYLLRTASGVPMTRSAPIVMAERITDLVALVLLMLTGFFTFRVGQTALLLVATMVLVFLAVVSSRRLSLALLRQLARLPGLKGVAPKLEEFYQATWALFRPLPLLVASLLSVVAWFCECLGFFLILGGFPSVTVPLLVATFIYSATTLGGLPTPGGLGLTDGGMTALLGYTSGLKPATAGAATLLIRLCTLWFAVLVGVLALLVFRKRVGLADEAADELARR from the coding sequence ATGAAGAAGCTCCTCCGCCGTCTGCTCCTCGGGATCATCCTCGGGGTCGGGGTCTACGCCGGGCTCGCGGTCTACCTCGGGGTGCGGGACCTCGCCGCCTCGCTCGCCACCTTCGCCCTCTGGCGGCTGCTCCCCGTGCTCGCGCTGACCTTCACGAACTACCTCCTGCGCTACGCCAAGTGGTCGCTCTACCTGCGCGTGCTCGACCTGCGCGTGCCGCCCGCCATCAACCTGACCATCTTCCTCGGCGGTCTCAGCATGGTGGTCACCCCCGGGAAGATCGGCGAGCTCCTCAAGGCGTACCTCTTGCGGACCGCCTCCGGGGTGCCGATGACGCGGAGCGCGCCGATCGTGATGGCCGAGCGCATCACGGACCTCGTGGCGCTGGTGCTCCTCATGCTGACGGGCTTCTTCACCTTCCGCGTCGGGCAGACGGCGCTGCTCCTCGTCGCGACGATGGTCCTCGTCTTCCTCGCGGTCGTGAGCTCCCGTCGCCTCTCGCTCGCCCTTTTGCGCCAGCTCGCCCGCCTCCCCGGGCTGAAGGGCGTCGCGCCGAAGCTCGAGGAGTTCTACCAGGCGACCTGGGCCCTCTTTCGCCCGCTCCCGCTCCTCGTGGCGTCGCTCCTCTCCGTCGTGGCCTGGTTCTGCGAGTGCCTGGGCTTCTTCCTCATCCTGGGCGGCTTTCCGTCGGTGACCGTGCCGCTGCTCGTCGCGACCTTCATCTACAGCGCGACCACGCTCGGAGGCTTGCCCACCCCCGGAGGGCTCGGACTCACCGACGGGGGCATGACCGCGCTCCTCGGCTACACCTCGGGGCTGAAGCCCGCCACCGCCGGGGCCGCGACGCTCCTCATCCGCCTGTGCACGCTCTGGTTCGCCGTGCTGGTCGGCGTGCTGGCGCTCCTCGTCTTTCGCAAGCGCGTGGGGCTCGCCGACGAGGCCGCAGACGAGCTCGCCCGCCGCTGA
- a CDS encoding MotA/TolQ/ExbB proton channel family protein: MDNIIGTFHEGGVFMYLILGISLFGIGLTINKSYLYWIKYRISEEELTKAIVKQVEANNYSRAIQYCNGRVHPLTTILKSGLIRANKAEKDIRRAIEVTASEVIPKFRRGVPALPHLSNISTMLGLLGTIRGLIIAFAGMAGGDAVKRQDALSTGIALAFSATFFALAVAVSLVFFYVILNSKQNKMMAKMEHATNTIVDAIVEKNKKLAAQQQRAS; the protein is encoded by the coding sequence ATGGACAATATCATCGGAACTTTTCACGAGGGTGGGGTCTTCATGTACCTCATCCTCGGCATCTCGCTCTTCGGCATCGGGCTGACGATCAACAAGTCGTACCTCTACTGGATCAAGTACCGCATCTCCGAGGAGGAGCTGACGAAGGCCATCGTCAAGCAGGTCGAGGCCAACAACTACTCTCGCGCCATTCAGTACTGCAACGGCCGCGTGCACCCGCTGACCACGATCCTCAAGTCGGGGCTCATTCGCGCCAACAAGGCCGAGAAGGACATCCGTCGGGCCATCGAAGTGACCGCGAGCGAGGTCATCCCGAAGTTCCGTCGCGGCGTGCCGGCTCTGCCGCACCTCTCGAACATCTCCACCATGCTCGGGCTGCTCGGTACGATTCGCGGTCTTATCATCGCCTTCGCCGGTATGGCCGGCGGCGACGCGGTCAAGCGCCAGGACGCCCTCTCCACCGGTATCGCGCTCGCCTTCAGCGCCACCTTCTTCGCCCTCGCGGTGGCCGTGTCGCTGGTCTTCTTCTACGTGATCCTCAACTCCAAGCAGAACAAGATGATGGCCAAGATGGAGCACGCCACGAACACGATCGTGGACGCCATCGTGGAGAAGAACAAGAAGCTCGCCGCGCAGCAGCAGCGGGCGAGCTAG